One Paramisgurnus dabryanus chromosome 10, PD_genome_1.1, whole genome shotgun sequence genomic region harbors:
- the hlcs gene encoding biotin--protein ligase isoform X2, whose product MLITLCYVYLWLRFQRYYTSVIRGAIYRRRGAHSSFTFCAVQTSHEDKVFLQLGNKVCDDLSQWKLLLGSSLICAPRLEKIAFIIEATSRQKVGLSAANSHKKSLKWSDYCLPLARSPGQPYRALAEASLENFSRLGVAFMEDRLQMENGLIPEKIVSVLLGESTLKELMAQQQSDSSGKIEARHPRESTGAALSLEKSLTRLDVSPSTLPRKSSLRLTARRDSDTQSCGTDRSEGGPEKPEERVSEHHHTDGHHLHLSSCNECLQLENSTILSVKFASVENIPDLPDDYAATDSEEEVESTSGENRRGNAGGKPPNVLVFTAGCEEQYRKVRTVLAECIDTDRYVIYPLSPQQALSEPWPENTLLLVLASDQTLTPQLQQRFLSYLSQGGKMLGLSSTLCPAGLALRPRDAQKDQICTLTFTKSDSTEVRLSVLGSGSAYTRVTHDSSGEVELWGEIDGQEEKHMAIVRVRYGADSGEAVLCQVRLETAPDAQGSSGFSELKMSNARRYEVLTEILTSLGLSCELTQVPPHSPLYLLATNQEQRDRFLHWLKGQADGSDGVLQTQAGRLRVIWAGEKAPDLDDGERAFYTEPPHDFSEHFSLKTYQENLQTRRLGRTVIYADVTSTTMDLLDRMILKLPQEVGLIAIATRQTQGKGRGGNTWLSPLGCAMFTLHLQVELDSRLGQRVSFLQHLVSLAVVESVRTLPGYEDIDLRLKWPNDIYYSNLMKLGGVLVNSTIMGQTFHLLIGCGFNVSNSNPTICINDLVLQQNRQRPGSLETLCPAQLIARTVTLLERFITDFQLRGPQALLPLYYKRWVHSGTRVRLWSEDGPEAEVVGLDENGFLQVISDQGVVSVQPDGNSFDMLRNLLVTKTR is encoded by the exons ATGCTAATAACTTTGTGTTATGTTTACCTGTGGCTGCGTTTTCAGAGATATTACACGAGCGTGATTCGCGGCGCGATATATCGACGGAGAGGCGCTCACAGCAGCTTCACTTTTTGCGCAGTGCAGACCTCACACGAGGACAAAGTTTTCCTGCAGCTGGGCAATAAG GTCTGTGATGATCTCAGTCAGTGGAAGCTGCTCTTGGGTTCTTCACTGATCTGTGCACCACGGTTAGAGAAGATCGCCTTCATTATAGAGGCGACATCACGGCAGAAAGTGGGTCTGTCTGCTGCTAACTCGCATAAGAAA TCACTGAAGTGGTCCGATTACTGTCTCCCATTGGCCCGCAGTCCCGGGCAGCCGTACAGGGCCTTGGCTGAAGCTAGTTTGGAAAACTTCAGTCGGCTTGGAGTGGCCTTTATGGAAGATCGTCTACAGATGGAAAATGGCCTCATACCTGAAAAAATAGTTT CTGTGTTGCTCGGTGAATCGACGCTTAAAGAACTGATGGCCCAGCAGCAGTCAGACAGCAGCGGGAAAATTGAGGCCAGACATCCCAGAGAGTCAACAGGAGCTGCTTTATCCCTGGAGAAATCTTTGACAAGGCTTGACGTTTCACCTTCTACTCTCCCTAGAAAGAGCAGCCTACGTCTGACTGCTCGACGCGACTCAGACACGCAGAGCTGTGGGACGGATCGTTCGGAAGGCGGGCCTGAGAAACCGGAGGAGCGCGTGTCCGAGCACCACCACACGGATGGACACCACCTCCATCTCTCCAGTTGCAACGAGTGTCTGCAACTGGAGAACAGCACCATTCTGTCGGTGAAGTTCGCATCCGTGGAGAACATTCCCGATCTTCCTGATGACTACGCCGCCACAGACAGCGAGGAGGAGGTCGAGAGCACCTCGGGTGAAAACAGGCGGGGAAATGCTGGTGGAAAGCCACCCAATGTGCTTGTCTTCACAGCTGGCTGCGAGGAGCAGTATCGTAAGGTTCGCACGGTCCTGGCCGAGTGCATCGATACGGACCGCTATGTCATCTACCCCTTGAGTCCGCAGCAAGCTCTGAGTGAACCCTGGCCTGAAAATACGCTCCTGCTGGTGCTCGCTTCCGATCAGACCCTCACGCCGCAACTTCAGCAGCGTTTCCTTTCCTATCTGAGCCAGGGCGGGAAGATGTTGGGCCTGTCGTCCACGCTTTGCCCCGCCGGACTCGCTCTGCGGCCCAGAGACGCGCAAAAGGACCAGATCTGCACGCTGACTTTCACCAAATCAGACAGCACGGAGGTGCGGCTAAGCGTGCTGGGGAGCGGGAGCGCGTACACGCGTGTGACACACGATAGCAGCGGAGAGGTGGAGCTCTGGGGGGAGATCGACGGACAGGAGGAGAAGCACATGGCGATCGTTCGGGTGAGGTACGGTGCGGACAGTGGAGAGGCAGTGCTGTGCCAG GTGCGTTTGGAGACGGCCCCAGATGCTCAGGGTTCTTCAGGGTTCTCTGAACTGAAGATGAGCAACGCTCGGCGCTATGAGGTTCTGACAGAGATCCTGACATCTCTGGGTCTCAGCTGCGAGCTAACTCAGGTGCCGCCCCACAGCCCCCTCTACCTGCTCGCTACAAATCAG GAGCAGCGGGACCGATTCCTGCACTGGCTGAAGGGTCAAGCGGACGGGTCGGACGGCGTTCTGCAGACGCAAGCCGGGAGACTCAGGGTCATTTGGGCCGGAGAGAAAGCACCTGATCTGGACGACGGCGAGCGAGCTTTTTACACCGAACCACCACACGACTTTTCTGAACATTTCAGTCTGAAGACGTACCAGGAAAACCTTCAGACTCGACGACTGGGCCGAACCGTCATCTACGCAGATGTCACATCCACCACTATGGACCTGCTAGACAG GATGATTCTGAAGTTGCCACAGGAAGTGGGGTTAATCGCCATAGCGACGCGTCAGACCCAGGGCAAAG GTCGGGGGGGAAATACGTGGTTGAGTCCGCTGGGCTGCGCGATGTTCACGCTTCACCTGCAGGTAGAGCTGGACTCGCGGCTCGGTCAGAGAGTCTCCTTTCTGCAGCACCTCGTCTCTCTTGCCGTGGTGGAATCTGTGCGCACGCTGCCGGGTTATGAG GACATTGACCTGCGCCTGAAATGGCCCAATGACATTTACTATAGTAACCTGATGAAACTTGGGGGAGTTCTGGTCAATTCCACCATCATGGGTCAAACGTTCCACCTTCTTATCG GCTGCGGGTTTAACGTAAGCAACAGCAATCCGACCATCTGCATCAACGATCTGGTGCTGCAGCAGAACCGTCAGCGCCCCGGCAGTCTGGAGACGCTCTGTCCCGCGCAGCTCATCGCTCGTACGGTGACTCTGCTTGAGCGCTTCATCACAGACTTTCAGCTGCGAGGCCCACAAGCGCTGCTTCCTCTTTACTACAAGAGATGGGTGCACag TGGCACACGTGTGCGTCTGTGGAGCGAAGACGGACCGGAGGCCGAGGTGGTGGGTCTGGATGAGAACGGATTCCTGCAGGTGATTTCAGATCAGGGTGTCGTCTCTGTGCAGCCTGACGGAAACTCCTTTGACATGTTGAGAAATCTGCTGGTAACTAAGACCAGATGA
- the hlcs gene encoding biotin--protein ligase isoform X1 has product MLITLCYVYLWLRFQRYYTSVIRGAIYRRRGAHSSFTFCAVQTSHEDKVFLQLGNKVIYISEPKVCDDLSQWKLLLGSSLICAPRLEKIAFIIEATSRQKVGLSAANSHKKSLKWSDYCLPLARSPGQPYRALAEASLENFSRLGVAFMEDRLQMENGLIPEKIVSVLLGESTLKELMAQQQSDSSGKIEARHPRESTGAALSLEKSLTRLDVSPSTLPRKSSLRLTARRDSDTQSCGTDRSEGGPEKPEERVSEHHHTDGHHLHLSSCNECLQLENSTILSVKFASVENIPDLPDDYAATDSEEEVESTSGENRRGNAGGKPPNVLVFTAGCEEQYRKVRTVLAECIDTDRYVIYPLSPQQALSEPWPENTLLLVLASDQTLTPQLQQRFLSYLSQGGKMLGLSSTLCPAGLALRPRDAQKDQICTLTFTKSDSTEVRLSVLGSGSAYTRVTHDSSGEVELWGEIDGQEEKHMAIVRVRYGADSGEAVLCQVRLETAPDAQGSSGFSELKMSNARRYEVLTEILTSLGLSCELTQVPPHSPLYLLATNQEQRDRFLHWLKGQADGSDGVLQTQAGRLRVIWAGEKAPDLDDGERAFYTEPPHDFSEHFSLKTYQENLQTRRLGRTVIYADVTSTTMDLLDRMILKLPQEVGLIAIATRQTQGKGRGGNTWLSPLGCAMFTLHLQVELDSRLGQRVSFLQHLVSLAVVESVRTLPGYEDIDLRLKWPNDIYYSNLMKLGGVLVNSTIMGQTFHLLIGCGFNVSNSNPTICINDLVLQQNRQRPGSLETLCPAQLIARTVTLLERFITDFQLRGPQALLPLYYKRWVHSGTRVRLWSEDGPEAEVVGLDENGFLQVISDQGVVSVQPDGNSFDMLRNLLVTKTR; this is encoded by the exons ATGCTAATAACTTTGTGTTATGTTTACCTGTGGCTGCGTTTTCAGAGATATTACACGAGCGTGATTCGCGGCGCGATATATCGACGGAGAGGCGCTCACAGCAGCTTCACTTTTTGCGCAGTGCAGACCTCACACGAGGACAAAGTTTTCCTGCAGCTGGGCAATAAGGTCATATACATCTCCGAGCCAAAG GTCTGTGATGATCTCAGTCAGTGGAAGCTGCTCTTGGGTTCTTCACTGATCTGTGCACCACGGTTAGAGAAGATCGCCTTCATTATAGAGGCGACATCACGGCAGAAAGTGGGTCTGTCTGCTGCTAACTCGCATAAGAAA TCACTGAAGTGGTCCGATTACTGTCTCCCATTGGCCCGCAGTCCCGGGCAGCCGTACAGGGCCTTGGCTGAAGCTAGTTTGGAAAACTTCAGTCGGCTTGGAGTGGCCTTTATGGAAGATCGTCTACAGATGGAAAATGGCCTCATACCTGAAAAAATAGTTT CTGTGTTGCTCGGTGAATCGACGCTTAAAGAACTGATGGCCCAGCAGCAGTCAGACAGCAGCGGGAAAATTGAGGCCAGACATCCCAGAGAGTCAACAGGAGCTGCTTTATCCCTGGAGAAATCTTTGACAAGGCTTGACGTTTCACCTTCTACTCTCCCTAGAAAGAGCAGCCTACGTCTGACTGCTCGACGCGACTCAGACACGCAGAGCTGTGGGACGGATCGTTCGGAAGGCGGGCCTGAGAAACCGGAGGAGCGCGTGTCCGAGCACCACCACACGGATGGACACCACCTCCATCTCTCCAGTTGCAACGAGTGTCTGCAACTGGAGAACAGCACCATTCTGTCGGTGAAGTTCGCATCCGTGGAGAACATTCCCGATCTTCCTGATGACTACGCCGCCACAGACAGCGAGGAGGAGGTCGAGAGCACCTCGGGTGAAAACAGGCGGGGAAATGCTGGTGGAAAGCCACCCAATGTGCTTGTCTTCACAGCTGGCTGCGAGGAGCAGTATCGTAAGGTTCGCACGGTCCTGGCCGAGTGCATCGATACGGACCGCTATGTCATCTACCCCTTGAGTCCGCAGCAAGCTCTGAGTGAACCCTGGCCTGAAAATACGCTCCTGCTGGTGCTCGCTTCCGATCAGACCCTCACGCCGCAACTTCAGCAGCGTTTCCTTTCCTATCTGAGCCAGGGCGGGAAGATGTTGGGCCTGTCGTCCACGCTTTGCCCCGCCGGACTCGCTCTGCGGCCCAGAGACGCGCAAAAGGACCAGATCTGCACGCTGACTTTCACCAAATCAGACAGCACGGAGGTGCGGCTAAGCGTGCTGGGGAGCGGGAGCGCGTACACGCGTGTGACACACGATAGCAGCGGAGAGGTGGAGCTCTGGGGGGAGATCGACGGACAGGAGGAGAAGCACATGGCGATCGTTCGGGTGAGGTACGGTGCGGACAGTGGAGAGGCAGTGCTGTGCCAG GTGCGTTTGGAGACGGCCCCAGATGCTCAGGGTTCTTCAGGGTTCTCTGAACTGAAGATGAGCAACGCTCGGCGCTATGAGGTTCTGACAGAGATCCTGACATCTCTGGGTCTCAGCTGCGAGCTAACTCAGGTGCCGCCCCACAGCCCCCTCTACCTGCTCGCTACAAATCAG GAGCAGCGGGACCGATTCCTGCACTGGCTGAAGGGTCAAGCGGACGGGTCGGACGGCGTTCTGCAGACGCAAGCCGGGAGACTCAGGGTCATTTGGGCCGGAGAGAAAGCACCTGATCTGGACGACGGCGAGCGAGCTTTTTACACCGAACCACCACACGACTTTTCTGAACATTTCAGTCTGAAGACGTACCAGGAAAACCTTCAGACTCGACGACTGGGCCGAACCGTCATCTACGCAGATGTCACATCCACCACTATGGACCTGCTAGACAG GATGATTCTGAAGTTGCCACAGGAAGTGGGGTTAATCGCCATAGCGACGCGTCAGACCCAGGGCAAAG GTCGGGGGGGAAATACGTGGTTGAGTCCGCTGGGCTGCGCGATGTTCACGCTTCACCTGCAGGTAGAGCTGGACTCGCGGCTCGGTCAGAGAGTCTCCTTTCTGCAGCACCTCGTCTCTCTTGCCGTGGTGGAATCTGTGCGCACGCTGCCGGGTTATGAG GACATTGACCTGCGCCTGAAATGGCCCAATGACATTTACTATAGTAACCTGATGAAACTTGGGGGAGTTCTGGTCAATTCCACCATCATGGGTCAAACGTTCCACCTTCTTATCG GCTGCGGGTTTAACGTAAGCAACAGCAATCCGACCATCTGCATCAACGATCTGGTGCTGCAGCAGAACCGTCAGCGCCCCGGCAGTCTGGAGACGCTCTGTCCCGCGCAGCTCATCGCTCGTACGGTGACTCTGCTTGAGCGCTTCATCACAGACTTTCAGCTGCGAGGCCCACAAGCGCTGCTTCCTCTTTACTACAAGAGATGGGTGCACag TGGCACACGTGTGCGTCTGTGGAGCGAAGACGGACCGGAGGCCGAGGTGGTGGGTCTGGATGAGAACGGATTCCTGCAGGTGATTTCAGATCAGGGTGTCGTCTCTGTGCAGCCTGACGGAAACTCCTTTGACATGTTGAGAAATCTGCTGGTAACTAAGACCAGATGA